A DNA window from Ostrea edulis chromosome 5, xbOstEdul1.1, whole genome shotgun sequence contains the following coding sequences:
- the LOC125650061 gene encoding uncharacterized protein LOC125650061 → MLLRMLTETMTVYRYLQPACPVLFVVVILTYYPTDGNHQGWLTQAACPCKPTGPLARTILKLYKGLFVQPQEVTDLPVVKPVGGRDEHFQDGNVTSYVGNTVNSLNKQPSCCNTEYAFEIFNKTVYDGRRLTVVHFQNAYQFVPTGICPKDGKCGQGKCIQRYRHHWLLVWDESLQHYPPVTFLPVEIPSHCECVNIGTR, encoded by the exons ATGCTTCTCCGAATGCTGACAG AAACGATGACAGTGTACAGATACCTACAGCCAGCGTGTCCAGTGTTATTTGTCGTTGTGATTTTGACGTACTACCCTACAGATGGAAACCACCAAGGCTGGCTTACCCAGGCCGCTTGTCCGTGCAAACCCACAGGACCTTTAGCAAGAACTATTCTAAAACTTTATAAAGGGCTTTTTGTCCAGCCACAGGAAGTCACAGATCTTCCGGTTGTGAAGCCCGTTGGTGGCAGAGATGAACATTTTCAGGACGGAAATGTAACTTCCTACGTAGGCAACACGGTGAATAGTCTGAATAAGCAACCTTCTTGTTGCAACAC AGAGTATGCCTTCGAAATATTCAACAAGACCGTGTACGACGGGAGAAGGTTGACAGTGGTTCATTTTCAGAATGCCTATCAGTTTGTTCCTACAGGAATTTGTCC gaAAGATGGAAAATGTGGACAAGGGAAATGTATCCAGAGATATAGGCACCATTGGCTTCTCGTCTGGGACGAGAGTTTGCAGCACTACCCACCGGTGACGTTTCTTCCAGTAGAAATCCCCTCACATTGCGAATGTGTCAATATAGGGACTAGATGA